From one Lycium ferocissimum isolate CSIRO_LF1 chromosome 5, AGI_CSIRO_Lferr_CH_V1, whole genome shotgun sequence genomic stretch:
- the LOC132056533 gene encoding short-chain dehydrogenase TIC 32, chloroplastic-like has product MPMWFLSKKGPSGFSSNSTAEEVTQGIDGSTLTAIVTGASSGIGAETARVLALRGVHVIMGVRNISAGKQVKEAIIRDVPEAKIDALELDLSSLASVRNFASNYNSLGLPLNLLINNAGIMATPFALSKDKIELQFATNHVGKMPLLTNLLLDVMKRTACQSRKEGRIVNVSSRRHKFSYNEGIRFNKINDQSGYNSLSAYGQSKLANVLHANELARRLKDEGMEITANSLHPGAIATNLFRQHNIISGIVNVIGKHVMKNVQQGAATTCYVALHPDVKGVSGKYYANCNIAEASPLANDAGLAKRLWDFTMSLVG; this is encoded by the exons aTGCCAATGTGGTTTCTTAGCAAAAAGGGTCCTTCTGGTTTCTCATCAAACTCAACAGCTGAGGAAGTAACTCAAGGAATTGATGGCTCTACTCTTACTGCCATTGTTACTG GAGCATCAAGTGGAATTGGTGCTGAAACTGCACGTGTTCTTGCATTGCGGGGTGTGCATGTAATTATGGGGGTCAGGAATATCTCTGCTGGAAAACAGGTTAAAGAGGCAATTATTAGAGATGTCCCAGAAGCTAAGATTGATGCCTTGGAGTTGGATCTCAGTTCACTTGCTTCTGTGAGGAATTTCGCATCAAATTACAATTCTTTAGGCCTTCCTCTAAACCTGCTTAT TAACAATGCAGGAATCATGGCAACCCCATTCGCACTTTCCAAGGATAAGATTGAGCTGCAATTTGCAACAAACCATGTTGGTAAGAT GCCACTTCTAACAAATTTATTGCTGGACGTCATGAAAAGAACGGCCTGTCAGAGtagaaaagaaggaagaatTGTTAATGTCTCCTCACGCCGCCACAAATTTTCTTACAATGAAGGGATTCGGTTTAACAAGATTAATGATCAATCTGG GTATAATAGCCTATCTGCATATGGTCAGTCAAAGCTTGCCAATGTGCTGCATGCTAATGAACTTGCTAGACGTCTAAAG GATGAGGGTATGGAGATCACGGCAAATTCGCTTCACCCAGGAGCCATTGCCACCAACCTTTTCCGTCAGCACAACATTATCAGTG GCATTGTTAATGTCATTGGCAAGCATGTGATGAAAAATGTTCAGCAG GGAGCTGCAACAACATGCTATGTGGCTTTGCATCCTGATGTTAAAGGTGTAAGTGGCAAATATTATGCGAACTGCAACATAGCTGAGGCGAGTCCCCTAGCTAACGATGCTGGATTGGCAAAAAGATTGTGGGATTTTACCATGAGTTTAGTTGGGTAA